One genomic region from Terriglobus aquaticus encodes:
- the purL gene encoding phosphoribosylformylglycinamidine synthase subunit PurL: protein MSQPTASTHEAEVAVTGTPVAPSAPHDVPRPIQATPAQLAGLLKTHSITEDEYAKILAALGRTPSLTELGIYSVMWSEHCSYKSSRVHLKRLPTKGDRTSGPGAVVQGPGENAGIIDVGDGWACAFKIESHNHPSYIEPYQGAATGVGGILRDIFTMGARPLAVMDSLRFGPLLPEKQGSGDRAQATAQTSVEATEPFHGATEDTSEEADAATASAASVASSLSPVPSAAIDYAKNRSVMEGVVHGVAGYGNCFGVPNLGGETRFEICYSGNPLLNAFALGLVRHDEIFYAKATGVGNPVIYVGAKTGRDGIHGATMASEEFTEGSEQKRPNVQMGDPFLEKLLLEACLEAMKTGAVAGIQDMGAAGLTCSTCEMGARGGVGLEIELDLVPQRDSGMTSYEIMLSESQERMLLVAHAGREQEVLDVFDKWGLDASVVGTVIPENRMRVRHHGELVADLSNESLTDDAPVYHRPVGTWKAPIAAEAPAHVLAEMQKPRDYTADLKKLLASANICSKRYVYEQYDSMVQTNTVFGPGEAEAGVIRIKGTGDPQTGKPERGIAMALAGNGRWTYLNPKLGAMHAVAEAARKVACTGATPVSATNCLNFGNPQKPEIMAQLSNAIDGIAEACTALGTPITGGNVSLYNETKGEGIYPTPVLGIVGILDDVTKAIPSGFQHSGDSILLIFPKEKAGASRDPFAIPPRMGMTEYARVIFGAEWGELRALDLSDEAAANRFLAEAAAQSLLHSAADIGSGGLPVTLAKCALTNGIGVRIQFPGEPPAAALANSFLEDGNLLVTCSPDNLGKVEKLVTDAGLMSYPLGKTGGNRLEVNTPGGHFLDASLAELKAITEGALHEALEAEVVLA, encoded by the coding sequence GTGAGCCAGCCCACAGCCAGCACCCACGAGGCGGAGGTCGCGGTCACGGGAACACCGGTTGCACCGTCCGCCCCGCACGACGTACCCAGGCCCATTCAGGCAACGCCCGCACAGCTTGCCGGGCTGCTGAAAACCCACAGCATTACCGAAGACGAGTACGCAAAGATCCTCGCCGCGCTCGGCCGCACCCCGTCGTTGACGGAGCTGGGTATTTACAGCGTGATGTGGTCAGAGCACTGCTCGTACAAGTCGAGCCGCGTTCACCTGAAGCGCTTGCCGACGAAGGGCGATCGCACCAGCGGCCCCGGAGCGGTGGTACAGGGTCCGGGCGAGAACGCTGGCATTATTGACGTGGGCGACGGCTGGGCCTGCGCGTTCAAGATTGAATCGCACAATCACCCCAGCTACATTGAGCCGTACCAGGGCGCCGCAACCGGCGTGGGCGGCATTCTGCGCGACATCTTCACCATGGGCGCGCGACCCCTGGCTGTAATGGATTCCTTGCGCTTCGGCCCGCTGCTGCCGGAGAAGCAGGGATCAGGCGATAGGGCTCAGGCAACAGCTCAGACGTCCGTCGAGGCGACGGAGCCCTTCCACGGCGCGACCGAAGACACCTCAGAAGAAGCAGACGCTGCGACTGCATCCGCGGCGAGTGTTGCCTCTTCCCTCAGCCCTGTTCCCTCTGCCGCCATCGACTACGCGAAGAACCGCAGCGTTATGGAAGGCGTCGTGCATGGCGTCGCTGGCTACGGTAATTGCTTCGGCGTTCCGAACCTGGGTGGCGAGACGCGTTTTGAGATCTGCTACAGCGGGAATCCGCTGCTGAACGCCTTTGCGCTCGGCCTTGTGCGCCACGATGAGATCTTCTATGCCAAGGCCACCGGCGTCGGCAACCCGGTGATTTACGTGGGCGCGAAGACGGGCCGCGACGGCATTCACGGCGCGACCATGGCCAGCGAAGAATTCACCGAAGGCAGCGAGCAGAAGCGGCCCAACGTCCAGATGGGCGACCCGTTCCTGGAAAAGCTGCTGCTGGAAGCCTGCCTTGAGGCGATGAAGACCGGTGCGGTTGCCGGCATTCAGGATATGGGCGCCGCCGGCCTTACCTGCTCCACCTGTGAGATGGGCGCGCGCGGTGGCGTGGGTCTCGAGATCGAACTCGATCTGGTGCCGCAGCGCGACTCCGGCATGACCAGCTACGAGATCATGCTCTCTGAATCGCAGGAGCGCATGCTGCTGGTGGCCCACGCCGGCCGCGAGCAGGAAGTGCTGGACGTCTTCGACAAGTGGGGCCTCGACGCTTCGGTGGTCGGTACCGTAATTCCTGAAAACCGCATGCGCGTTCGCCACCACGGGGAACTGGTCGCGGACCTGTCCAATGAATCGCTCACCGATGACGCTCCGGTCTATCACCGTCCCGTGGGTACCTGGAAGGCGCCGATTGCCGCGGAGGCTCCCGCGCATGTGCTGGCCGAGATGCAGAAGCCGCGCGACTACACCGCGGATCTCAAGAAGCTGCTGGCGTCCGCGAACATCTGCTCCAAGCGCTACGTGTACGAGCAGTACGACAGCATGGTGCAGACCAACACTGTGTTCGGACCGGGTGAGGCTGAGGCGGGCGTCATCCGCATCAAGGGCACAGGTGATCCGCAGACTGGCAAGCCTGAGCGCGGCATCGCTATGGCGTTGGCTGGCAACGGCCGATGGACGTACCTGAACCCCAAGCTGGGCGCGATGCACGCCGTTGCCGAAGCTGCGCGCAAGGTGGCCTGCACCGGCGCCACGCCGGTCTCCGCAACCAACTGCCTGAACTTCGGCAATCCGCAAAAGCCGGAGATCATGGCGCAGCTTTCCAACGCCATCGACGGCATTGCGGAAGCCTGCACCGCGCTCGGCACACCCATCACCGGCGGCAATGTCTCGCTCTACAACGAGACCAAGGGCGAGGGCATCTACCCTACCCCTGTGCTCGGCATCGTCGGCATCCTGGACGACGTGACCAAGGCCATCCCGAGTGGATTTCAGCACAGCGGCGATTCAATCCTTCTGATCTTTCCGAAGGAAAAAGCCGGAGCCTCGCGCGATCCGTTCGCCATTCCGCCGCGCATGGGCATGACCGAATATGCGCGCGTGATCTTTGGTGCCGAGTGGGGCGAACTGCGCGCTCTGGATCTGAGCGACGAAGCCGCCGCGAACCGCTTTCTGGCGGAAGCGGCAGCGCAATCGCTACTGCACTCCGCGGCAGACATCGGCAGCGGCGGCTTGCCGGTAACGCTTGCGAAGTGTGCGCTTACGAACGGCATCGGCGTTCGCATCCAGTTCCCGGGTGAACCGCCCGCCGCAGCGTTGGCAAATTCTTTCCTGGAAGACGGCAATCTGCTGGTCACCTGCTCCCCTGACAATCTCGGCAAGGTGGAGAAGCTGGTGACTGACGCTGGCCTGATGAGCTACCCGCTTGGCAAAACCGGCGGCAACCGCTTGGAAGTAAACACGCCGGGCGGACACTTTCTGGACGCGTCGTTGGCGGAGTTGAAGGCTATCACAGAAGGCGCGCTGCACGAGGCGCTGGAAGCAGAGGTGGTGCTGGCATGA
- a CDS encoding MHYT domain-containing protein: MPGYFDLWTVLFSFVIASLAGYVAFESIEHTRYSTRPELWTFISGATLGLGIWSMHFVGMLAWKPPFPLYYALDRTLLSVLAAVVASWLAVRITIRHRAGAKRNHMLAGALLVGAGICGMHYIGMSALRFTEPEMWSRPLVLLSALIAFGASFVALDLFRRSGRGEFSARRQAIASLVLGLAICGMHYTGMFAMMLPAGATSVVGPNSFSGAELGRVGVGNALIFTVGLLVVFSRDKVRLLEATNQARFAAQEATRSAERLSAAGKIAASISHEINNPLEAVTNLLYLAEHGNVGEAEREYLRMAQDELARIAEITAHTLKFYRQQGAPTSTSLAELFESALVIFDKRLKRAGIVVNKDWDPAAPRVTCRAGEIRQVFANLVGNAIDAMPLGGRLDLSVQKYKDGVQVVAADTGQGISEADQARILEPFFTTKGASGTGLGLSISAEILQRHGGTMQFTSSTRQGASGTQFVLYLPATPPGEPASTPIAQEERATLAV, from the coding sequence TTGCCCGGCTACTTCGATTTGTGGACGGTCTTGTTCTCGTTTGTCATCGCCTCGCTCGCGGGCTACGTCGCGTTCGAGTCGATCGAACACACGCGCTACAGCACCCGGCCCGAGCTCTGGACTTTCATCAGCGGTGCCACGCTCGGTCTAGGCATCTGGTCCATGCACTTTGTCGGGATGCTGGCGTGGAAACCGCCTTTTCCGCTGTACTACGCGTTGGATCGAACCCTGTTGTCGGTTCTTGCCGCCGTGGTCGCTTCATGGCTGGCAGTGCGCATTACTATTCGCCATCGCGCCGGAGCGAAGCGCAACCACATGCTGGCCGGAGCCCTGCTGGTTGGGGCAGGCATTTGCGGCATGCACTACATCGGCATGAGCGCCCTGCGCTTCACGGAGCCCGAGATGTGGAGCCGGCCGCTGGTGCTGCTGTCTGCGCTGATTGCGTTTGGCGCATCGTTCGTTGCGCTGGACCTGTTCCGCCGCAGTGGACGGGGCGAGTTTAGCGCACGCCGCCAGGCTATCGCTTCGCTGGTACTGGGTCTGGCGATTTGCGGCATGCACTACACCGGTATGTTTGCGATGATGCTGCCTGCAGGCGCAACCAGCGTGGTCGGTCCGAACTCGTTCAGCGGTGCGGAACTGGGGCGCGTTGGTGTTGGGAATGCGCTTATCTTCACCGTTGGACTCCTGGTGGTCTTTTCGCGGGACAAGGTGCGCCTGCTGGAAGCGACAAACCAGGCCCGCTTCGCCGCGCAGGAAGCTACTCGCAGTGCGGAACGTCTGAGCGCGGCCGGCAAGATCGCCGCCTCGATCTCTCACGAAATCAACAATCCGTTGGAAGCCGTCACAAACCTGCTGTATCTGGCCGAGCACGGCAATGTTGGCGAGGCCGAGCGCGAATACCTTCGTATGGCGCAGGACGAACTTGCCCGCATTGCCGAAATTACGGCACATACGCTGAAGTTCTACCGTCAGCAGGGCGCGCCCACCTCCACGTCACTGGCCGAACTGTTTGAATCGGCGCTGGTGATTTTTGACAAACGGCTGAAGAGGGCGGGCATCGTCGTCAACAAGGACTGGGATCCCGCCGCACCGCGAGTGACGTGCCGCGCCGGTGAGATTCGGCAGGTCTTTGCCAACCTGGTCGGCAACGCGATCGACGCCATGCCGCTGGGAGGCCGGCTGGACCTGTCCGTGCAGAAATACAAGGACGGCGTGCAGGTGGTTGCCGCCGACACCGGCCAGGGTATCTCTGAGGCGGACCAGGCGCGCATCCTTGAGCCGTTTTTCACGACCAAGGGTGCCAGTGGCACCGGGCTGGGTCTCTCCATTTCGGCCGAAATCCTGCAGCGTCACGGCGGCACGATGCAGTTCACCAGCAGCACGCGGCAGGGTGCGTCCGGCACGCAGTTTGTGCTCTACCTGCCGGCAACTCCTCCGGGAGAACCGGCCAGCACTCCGATTGCACAGGAGGAGCGTGCGACACTAGCTGTGTGA
- a CDS encoding aldo/keto reductase: protein MKPNDLRTLGRSGLLVSPVALGTMTFGTPRWGSPDDVSEQVFRAYIDAGGNFLDTADVYAKGRSEELLGGYIAEAGLRDDVVLATKYTFNPNPGRPLLGGNSRKNLIRALEGSLRRLRTDYVDLLWMHAWDQVTPIDEVLQSMGDLIRAGKIRYFGLSDVPAWYATRIATLAEARGVPGPIALQMEYSLTSREIEAEYVKAAEVCGMGITPWSPLAAGFLAGKYSRNASGSAQQGGGRLDLNLPSFQKFTERNWQVLERVRQVAAEAGLDLAQMALAWVYSRPGVTSTILGAKTVEQLRSNLAALDLQLSREQVEALDRASATEPTSMDRFFSPAGKKMIFAGAEVHRAF from the coding sequence ATGAAGCCGAACGATTTGCGTACCCTGGGCCGCTCCGGCCTCCTGGTCTCTCCCGTTGCCCTGGGCACCATGACCTTCGGAACGCCGCGGTGGGGATCGCCGGACGATGTGAGCGAGCAGGTCTTCCGCGCCTACATCGACGCCGGCGGCAACTTCCTTGACACGGCGGACGTGTATGCAAAGGGCCGCAGCGAGGAACTGCTGGGTGGCTACATCGCGGAGGCCGGACTGCGCGACGACGTGGTGCTGGCGACCAAGTACACCTTCAACCCCAACCCGGGACGGCCGCTGCTGGGCGGCAACAGCCGCAAGAACCTCATTCGTGCGCTGGAGGGATCGCTGCGCCGCCTGCGCACCGACTATGTGGACCTGCTCTGGATGCACGCCTGGGACCAGGTGACGCCGATCGACGAAGTCCTGCAATCCATGGGCGACCTGATTCGCGCTGGCAAGATTCGCTACTTCGGCTTGTCTGACGTGCCAGCCTGGTACGCCACACGCATAGCGACGCTGGCGGAGGCACGGGGCGTTCCCGGCCCGATCGCCCTGCAGATGGAGTACTCGCTGACCAGCCGTGAGATCGAAGCGGAATACGTGAAGGCGGCGGAGGTGTGCGGCATGGGCATTACGCCCTGGAGTCCGCTGGCAGCAGGCTTTCTGGCCGGCAAGTATTCGCGCAACGCCAGCGGCAGCGCACAGCAGGGAGGCGGCCGGCTGGACCTGAACCTCCCCTCGTTCCAGAAGTTCACGGAGCGGAACTGGCAGGTGCTGGAGCGCGTGCGGCAGGTGGCTGCCGAGGCTGGCTTAGACCTCGCCCAGATGGCGCTGGCCTGGGTGTACAGTCGGCCAGGCGTGACCTCGACCATTCTGGGCGCGAAGACGGTCGAGCAGTTGCGCAGCAATCTGGCGGCGCTCGATCTGCAACTTTCGCGGGAGCAGGTGGAGGCACTGGACCGGGCAAGCGCGACCGAACCCACCAGCATGGACCGCTTTTTCTCGCCGGCGGGCAAGAAAATGATCTTCGCCGGAGCGGAAGTTCACCGTGCCTTCTGA
- a CDS encoding SseB family protein — translation MEPSNDLDRAILAARAGSLSQQDFIAALVHSTIAVPSRTEVLTELSEIRPILLDKGNETFVAAFTEPSYADAFRHMAGFCVEIEALAWLRAIPRDIGLVINPGMDAAIQFSAAGVQQIVRNFSPVPIN, via the coding sequence ATGGAACCATCCAACGATCTCGATCGGGCGATCCTAGCGGCACGCGCCGGGAGCTTGTCGCAGCAGGACTTCATCGCCGCCCTGGTCCACAGCACAATCGCCGTCCCCAGCCGGACGGAGGTGCTCACCGAACTGAGCGAGATCCGACCCATCCTGCTCGACAAGGGGAACGAAACATTCGTCGCCGCATTCACGGAGCCGTCCTATGCGGACGCATTCCGGCACATGGCGGGCTTCTGTGTCGAGATCGAAGCCTTGGCCTGGCTGCGGGCTATCCCGCGCGACATCGGCCTGGTGATCAATCCGGGCATGGACGCGGCCATCCAGTTTTCAGCCGCGGGGGTTCAGCAGATTGTGCGTAACTTCTCGCCGGTGCCAATCAACTAG
- the dut gene encoding dUTP diphosphatase: protein MLQVSVARLHPDAKLPRYAHHGPYGDLAADLYSVAPATVMPQQTCVVPTGLAMAFPPEYGALVEDRSGLAMRGITTLAGVIDPGYRGEIKVVLINVTDAPVTLAAGDRVAQLRLVRRIEAEFVEVAAMDDSQQATVRGAGGFGSTGR from the coding sequence ATGCTTCAGGTCTCCGTTGCCCGCCTGCACCCCGACGCCAAACTGCCGCGTTACGCGCACCATGGCCCATACGGTGACTTGGCCGCAGACCTGTACAGCGTTGCTCCCGCAACGGTGATGCCGCAGCAGACCTGCGTAGTTCCGACCGGGCTGGCGATGGCGTTTCCTCCCGAATATGGTGCGCTGGTCGAGGACCGCAGCGGACTCGCCATGCGAGGCATCACCACGCTGGCAGGCGTGATCGATCCGGGCTACCGCGGCGAAATCAAAGTTGTGCTGATCAATGTGACGGATGCTCCGGTGACCCTGGCCGCAGGAGACCGGGTTGCACAGTTGCGCCTAGTGCGGCGCATCGAGGCGGAGTTTGTCGAAGTCGCCGCGATGGACGACTCGCAGCAGGCGACGGTCCGCGGTGCAGGCGGCTTTGGTTCCACCGGGCGATAG